The following is a genomic window from Lepisosteus oculatus isolate fLepOcu1 chromosome 24, fLepOcu1.hap2, whole genome shotgun sequence.
TCTCCGAATTCCTGAACACTGAGagaccacacaccagctatcaactatcagtggggaggagaacagaacaACTGCACAGAaactacaatttaaaaaacaaaaaagtatctAAAAATCTCATCTTAATCCATAATTTTAAACagccattttcatttaaaatcgaCCATTTGCATTGTCTGCACAATCTTGTCCTGCTTATTGAGTTTAATTTAATAAGTAATTAGGGGTTTGCGTGGTGGTGCAGAggtgagcattgctgtctcacagtgctggcgccctgggttcagttcctgggttGCTAACTGCatgcagtttgtatgttctccccgtgttcatgtgggtttcttccaggtgttccagcttcctcctgctgtccaaagacatgtttTTAGGTTAACTGGCCCAGTgtaagtgtgtgcgtgtctgtctgtatgtgttaggctccagctcccccacaacccagTACTGGATCCGGGGGtttggaagatggatggatagatggatggaaataaataataataataataataattattattatagatatACATGTCAGGAGTTTAGTCGTTGCAAAGTAaaattacactttcatcaagacAAGTTGCAGTTTCTAAAGATGGAAAACTGCAACTAATTAAGTAAAATGGGAAATAAAAATGACTCAGACAGTAAgtgctttaaaataatgaatcatTTGATTGGAATACCCAAAACTAAAATGTACTTATCATTCATATTAATCTcatgattaaaaatacaaacagctGAACTATAAAGAGAAATACCGCTTTTGACACTGCTGTCCTATTAAGCTCCCATTTTTGTCCCCAATCCAGGTCATTGAGGGCCACAATGCTGCCAGGTTTTCTAGATTTGTAAGCGACCAACAAGCCATCATTAAACCAGTAAAATCGTTTTCAACAGGAATATATCTGGCAGTTATTTAAAATCACATTGAATACCTTCTGGATTATAGCCCTCAAGGTTCAGGAATGAGGAGCCCTTCTGTTGCAAACAGCCCAATTTCTCACTTATTAAGCAGTTAATTAATCTACCTAATGGAACACTCTTAAGAGTTtcttactgttatttttttaaagtggatTAAAGATCAATGGTGAAGACCAGCCTGATACATGGTGGCCACACCCACAGAACACAACAGTTTGGGGTCTAGAAGGGTGTTCAACTTCTATTTCACTTTGTGGAACAATGACGGCAGTTCAGTAACTGACAGCAGGTGTCGGACCCCAGACCAGACGACACTGCGCGGCAGTGCTGCCCTTGTGTGTAAAAATCCTAGATGAAGCAAGTGCTGCCCTTACAAGCCCCATCAACACACCTTATTCACTCAGGACTCTCTGACCCTCTGTTTCTGTTCTGCTACAGGTATCAGCTCCGACCACTGATCTGGACAGGTGATAAAGATGCAAATTCAAAGGGCAGTGAAACGCCGGTTACTGGCTGTTCTTGCACTGCTTGTCATAGGTCTGGGATGGATGAATTATTACCAATTAAGACCAGTGTATTTAATGTGTTCAGGTCTGAAATATCCTCCTTCTTGTCCAGAACACACGCTAGTGGAATCTATAAACCCAGTCAAGgatacaaaacatttaattgtttctgCCTATGAAGATCACAGAGAAAAGAGACTGACTCGTGTTATAGGGATTGTTCACCGAAACAGCACTGAGCCACTTTCCTGTCATTATTGCTGTGAAAATGGCTCAACTTTTCAGACTAAAGTAAAGATAGACATCCACAGGGACCATTTCGGATTCCCTTTTGCAACTGCAAACCTGCTGTGTGAAGAGAATCCTGAGTGCAAAGCCTCACACGTCACTATTGAAAGGGAAGAAAGGAAGACAGGAGGGAGACTCTTTCTGCCCATAAGGAACCGGGAGAAGACCGATGGTGACTTCCCTTATGAGTTCACAGTCTGCATCTCCAACCTGTTTGGCAACTACAACAATGCCCTGCAGTTCATACAGACCATGGAGGTGTACAAGATCCTGGGAATACAGAAGGTGACCATCTACAACACCAGCTGTGGGCCACAGCTGGATAAGGTTCTGCATTACTACGCAGAGGAGGGACTCTTGGAGGTGGTGCCGTGGCCCATAACACAATTCCTCAATCCATCACGTGGCTGGATTTTTGCAAGGGATAAGGGGGACCTGCACTACTATGGACAGCTGACTACACTCAATGACTGCATCTACAGAAACATGTACAAGTCCAAGTACCTGCTCCTCAATGACATGGACGAGATCATAATGCCCTACAAGCATGGCAGGCTGCATGAGCTCATGGGAAACCTCTCTGCTCAGAACCCCAAGGTGGGGGTTTTTGTGGTGGAGAACCACATCTTCCCCAAGACCATGTTCGATGACAACAAGACGTTTGACCTACCCCTCTGGAGAGAGGTACCAGGGATCAACATACTGGAGCACATCTACAGGGAACCAAAAAGAAAGAACTACTTCAATCCTGCCAAACTGATCATCAACCCCAGGCAGGTGGTGCAGACATCTGTGCATTACGTGGTAAAAAGCTACAGGAAAACTTTCAGGATCCCCCCAGATGTGTGCAGAATAATACATGTCCGCGTGCCTATGCTGCGTAACCTTACTAAAGAACAGATGTTTGTGGACACCAAGCTGTGGGATTTTCAACAGGAGCTAGTGCCAAAGATTAATAATGTCATACATAAGTCAGGGGTACTGACGTGAAAAAGAGAAGTACTGTATCAACAAGAGCAGTAGTTCTAAATCCTGGTTCTTGAGCTCAAAACTACCCAAATTAATATGCATTATTTCCAAGACCTTCCTGTTGTATATCCTCAACTTGCTAATTAAGAATTTGTTCCCTTGCTGACTAAACAGCTCTTAATAGGTGATTCATTGATAACAAAGGGACACTGGTGGAAATGAGACTATATGAGACAGCCCCCACAGTAAGtcagtgtttttaattttgttcaagACCGGTTCGTTATATTTCAGCTCATACATCTGAGTGGGCGCAGTCCTGAGACTCATTAATTGGCACAAGTTTAATACCGGTTATAAataccattcatttttttatgatgaATCAGATAGAAAGCTCTCACATGGGCAAAGACCAGAAGATTCAGTGGATACCCTGGAACAGGATAAGGAACTACTATAcgagttttgtttttaaccaaggttttgagaatgtattttttgtccTTTGTGTTATTCTACAGTAGTGATACAGTAATGTGAATTATGCAATTTTGAAATTCAGTTTGCACACGTTTACAGCTTGATGAAAACTTTCATAAACAActgacaaaaacaacaaatgttgAAACTCCTACCATGTTTTATTGTTtagaattgttctttttttagatTACTTGAACTGAGCAGTTTTATTCTAGGATTATTTAGAAAACAGTTGGGGTGTTTTAGCACATGCAAAACACACTACTTCAGCTTGGTTAATAACATCTGTCAGTGTTTATTATACTGCGGTGGAAGAGAAGACTCTCTCACTGCCCTTGGATCCTGGGACCAATTTCAGAATGGAGCTTTTTCTGTGAGAAGTCTGCATGATATTCATCTGTGTGTTCAGGTTGGTTTTCTCAAGGAATTCAGGTTATCACCCACCACACAAATGTATGCTGATTAACTGGTGACTATCAGTCCCTCCAGACTGTTGTCCAGCTGTGCaccctgtgcttccaggatagGATTCAGTTTTCTCTGACTCTTAATCAGGAATAACTGACCTGACAATGCAGGGGTGATAGGAAACATGGGATTTCTTTAACACGCCACAGGCAGCACCGACCCGGGAGCAGGGCCATGTTACCCCATGGGCACAGCAAGGACTGTGTCTAGGGCCCACAACACAATTAtgaccatgtttttttatttgtatgataGAACCTGTAACAAAGATGTCTCGTTGAATAAATATACATAGCAAGAATAGGCTATCTGAAGAATCTGAAAAATTATTCAAATATCATTCTGAATACCTACATCTACCCACAGAAATCGATATACCCATTAAAATGCCTCCACCACAGTGCACGTGAGACAGAAGTAGGGACTACAAAGACCTTAATCAGGCCCAGGCTGGGAGGCCAGAGggctaaataaatatatttatgtgtCACTGAAACCCAGGAGGGTCCTGTAGACTAATACCACTCTACCTTGACATGACAGATCAGCAGTGTATTTACCTGTATCGTGTCTATTCaagactggtgtcccgtccagagtGTCCCCTGCCTGCTCcgtttgcttgctgggataggctccagctcccccatgaccttgAATCGGAGAAAGCCATTAGAAAGTGGACGGACGTCTGCTCAACAAAACTAATTTTCCTGATAGAGATATATATGCGTGGGTATTGGAATTCGTATTAGTGCCGCACACCGAACAGCAGACGACACAGTATGACAGATGGCAAAAGGACAGGCAAGCAAAGGAAtcaacctgtacttgttcctcgGCGACGCCACACAACGTGGACAGTACAGTGCAAACACAATGGACAATAACAACCAGGACAATAAACAGGTTGTGGGGAACACTACAAATGGAgcagtgaaaataaataaagggaaACAATAAGGTCGATGGACTGGAATCAGGAGTgaagtgatacagtatgtgtcttccCATTCTCAGGAGTAAATAAACGCGTCCAGCTACGACTTCCACGAACCCTGTTGGGGTCCGGCTGTGGCGGTGGCGCCCCCTGGCGGCGGAAGTCTTCACTCTCCTCCCCAGTACGAGCAGATCGACGGCGAGCAGGAACAGGGAGGGTCTCATCGTGGGACAGCCGATCAAAGCTGGCGGCAGTTTGCGTTTCCCATACGAATCCCTCCCTTTCGTCGCCTCGGGGGGCCAAATGCGTGTTGGACTCGGCGTGAAATATTCAtgggaacaagcaataggtttattccatgctgaaatgaaaacttCGGCGGGTGGAGCCTTCGttgttttcttctctgttcagcGCAGAATTAAGTCTATTACTTCTCCCTTTGCAGCCTGGTGCCGACGCCGCTCCCCCACCTGAATCCGATATTTATATGATTTAAGCGGTCTGTGTGTTTGCGTCTTCTTAACTCGTTGTGTGCACACGTTATTGCCTTTTAAACATAAACCTCATCCAAGAGGATTGCTCAGCCTAgatcacattaaaatgttttaagaattATAATCCTTGGCCTTAGCAaagtgtattgttttttttttttaaaaaaaaggattttcttAACAGATGGCACTTCTTCCTCTTGTTGTTGTTCGGAGAgagttttgaaataaaattgtttcttACCTCGGTACGCGACTCTCCGGTGTTTCAGTCTGAGGGAGACGTTCTGTAACATGTGCCGACACGTGTTTAATTGCATTTAAACACACAGCCCTCTGTAGCGGTACAGTCGatacactttttttgtttgtttggggtttttttttttacttttaaaaaaaaagttaataacCGCGGCGACTCGGGGCTCTACGGGCGGTGGGCGAGCGGAGCCGCGTCAGGGCGGGAAAACGGCCGCCGCTCGAGCCGCCTCGGCTCGCGACAAAGCCGTTACAAGACCCTGGCGCGCGCGCTACCGAGGGGTAAGTTTAAACCTGTTTGAACACTTAAAACTTTgtttataaacatatatatatatacacacacacaacaataTACCATATACAACACCAGAGGATGAAATTAAGCCTGTTACTGCGCTGTGATAATAGTTAGCGTATTAAATGTTCCTGTACTATCTACGAAGTTTGATGCCTTCCAATGTCGTCGTCAAAAATCGTACAGTCCTTTTAAAACCGTTACGGTTGTCACCAACCGTTATTCTCTGCAAAGTCTCTGCGCAGACAGCGGGTCCGGTACTGGGAACGTACAGTTTTTCCCGTCCTGTGCGATGTTCGGTATTAGTAGTACAGTAGTGTGAGGGTGTCGTTTTGGGAAAGGCGGGAGACACTTACACTTACACCGTTTTGCAATGTAATTGCATGCTGCAAGGCATACGGCCGACAGTAGAGGTGGTGCTGGCGTTACAATGCGTTTACAGCAACGATAAAAGGGTTTACAGGGAACTACCAAATATCATCTGATTCAGGACTAAAATGACCGGTGAtgactctgcatgcagatgGCGTTGAATCGTATGTTATTGTTAGtgtccctgcagctgcttctttCTGCGGAGCCGGGAGAGCCGAGCCATCAgtagggaggaaaaaaaaagttatatcgaGGGAACGATTTACAGTTCGTGCGCACGAAATAACTAAATCGCTCCCTCGTTTTCTTTTAATTCCTTCGCAATTGGTCAACCATGAAGCCAATCAGTTCTCCTGTCTGCATATCGCCGTCAGCAGAGCCCATTACACCGGAGAATCCTCTTCAGTTCCCGCTTGTCGACAGTGATGCCCCTCATAACTCACCCCCAAAGCAAAATAAGAGGAAATCACTTCACCTCTATCCATTACCCTAATCTGCAGCAGTGCCAGTCAGGCTCTATTGTGCTGATGTGAAGACGCGGTCACGTGTCCGCCAGTGCTTGATACAGCGCTGTCAGGAGCCTGGGATAATACTGGCGTTTTAGATGCTTTCTGCTGCCTGTGCGACTACCGTGACACAAAGGACACGAAGGACAAGTAAGAAAACGTTATTTCGGGCGCACGAATGAAGGAAAACGAGGGAACGATTTAATTATTTCGTGCGCACGGGTTGTAAATCGTTCCCTCGAACTCACTTTGTTTTCGTACTGATGGCCCCTCCCGGGCTCCGTGTCTTTCTGTACTCTGCTGATATACACCGAACTTACATTAGCACGAGTTAATTACCATTAATCTTGTTGCTATCAATTACCACTCTTACCATTTTCACTCACACCTGTGCCTGACAAGTTCACGTCTCTGGGTattatttgaatttaatttaacgCTATTATTCAAATATGTCAAACACGATTTTGCTCGTTTGTCCTCTCTGACTTTATCATTAGATGACCGTATTAACATTAAGATGACCACAGTTCACAAAATGTTGTATAAAACACTATACAGCTATTTCCACTTACTTGTTCAAAGAGCGCTTCCTAAATTCAGAGATGGATTTGTTTTCCCCAGAGACCTACACATTCAGGGTATTTGGAGCTGCTAAACGTCCTGTTTTGCCATCAGGAAGCCAGTTTTTGCAGTATTACTGTTATGTATTTGTATTGACCTCCCAATTGTCCTGACATGCGATAGGTTAAGTGAGACAAAGGTGCTGTAAGAAAGTCAGATCTGATGATCTGTGTTCTGATTTGTCCGTTTCGTTAGGCAGGACCCTCCCCCCTGCTGTGAAAAGTAGCGTAAGTTCCTAGGGCAAGCGTTCTCAAATCTGACATTGAGAGTGCAGACAGAGTGAGAGGAGTGACAGAGAGATCTCCCCGCGGTGTGAAATAGAGAGAGTGAAACAATCCATATGTGCACATACACCACCTTCAGAAAAGGCCCAGTTGTCCAGAGTCTGGTGCCAAGCAGTCACACAGTACTTACCCATCGTGATATGACATGGCCAGGATCCAAGGCAGGAGAGCCCAGGATGGTCCGGCATAATAACTCTAATATTAAATGCTTAATTGTCAAGAGTTCCAAATGATTTTGTTTGATTTGATCTCATTCCAAGCAGGGCATTTTGGAGGACAATTTATAACTATGTAAAAATGCAGACCAAGGACACTGGCCTCATTCTTTTGTATTCAGTGGAATAAATCAATACTGCAAGTGAAAGGAACTAGATTAATCAATTTATTGCCATTTCTTGATAAGAGACAAATAATTACAGAGAGATTAACCAAGAGATCTGAGCaccaaataaacctttacctttcTTTTTTAAGCCCTTGTGTACCCTCTTTGTGCCTCTGTCCACCTGCTTCTCTTGGCAACAAGCTCGTCTCCCTTGAATCCTACCGGACTTCTCCCACACTTCCAAACCCCGACAGAGAACATTAATAAACTCTGTTGTGTGATCATCAGAAACACCACTTCAGCAGTGAGAGTACACTCAATTCACGTGAAGGAGTGGCACGTTATAACTTCTACTCTGTGCAGCGAAAAAAGCATGCTGTTTGGGTACGTACTCGCCTAGAGTGAGTAAGTCGATGGCCAACATACTGTCCAGGTGTTAGAGGATTGTGCTTACACCCGTCCGTAGTCCAGCAGAATTTAAGGCACTTTGGAAGATTGGAGATGGAATTGGCCCACTGCTCCTTGTGGTTCTTCATCAGGAGACTGGGATACCACAGCACACACCAGGTCATCGGACGCTACATAGCAAGCCTCCTGCTGTGCCTCATGAGAATTGAAGATAACAATGATAACT
Proteins encoded in this region:
- the LOC138224949 gene encoding glycosyltransferase family 92 protein C33H5.2-like encodes the protein MEVYKILGIQKVTIYNTSCGPQLDKVLHYYAEEGLLEVVPWPITQFLNPSRGWIFARDKGDLHYYGQLTTLNDCIYRNMYKSKYLLLNDMDEIIMPYKHGRLHELMGNLSAQNPKVGVFVVENHIFPKTMFDDNKTFDLPLWREVPGINILEHIYREPKRKNYFNPAKLIINPRQVVQTSVHYVVKSYRKTFRIPPDVCRIIHVRVPMLRNLTKEQMFVDTKLWDFQQELVPKINNVIHKSGVLT